One part of the Corynebacterium sp. CNCTC7651 genome encodes these proteins:
- the nrdE gene encoding class 1b ribonucleoside-diphosphate reductase subunit alpha, which translates to MDYHALNALLNLYDADGNIQFDKDREAANQFFLQHVNQNTVYFHDLEEKMDYLIENKYYEPGVIEQYDWDFVKSTFKRAYSYKFRFKSFLGAYKYYTSYTLKTFDGRRYLERFEDRVSMTALFLANGDEGLATALVDEIMTGRFQPATPTFLNAGKAQRGELVSCFLLRIEDNMESIGRAINSSLQLSKRGGGVALLLSNIRESGAPIKHIENQSSGVIPVMKLLEDSFSYANQLGARQGAGAVYLNAHHPDIMRFLDTKRENADEKIRIKTLSLGVVIPDITFELAKRNDDMYLFSPYDVERIYGVPFADISITEKYDEMVEDPRIRKTKIKARQFFQTIAEIQFESGYPYIMFEDTANRANPVKTGRINMSNLCSEILQVNSPSVLNDDLSYAEIGHDISCNLGSLNIAMAMDSDNFSRTVETAIRGLTAVADRTSIDSVPSVREGNNASHAIGLGQMNLHGYLGREHIEYGSEEGLDFTNAYFAAVMYECIRASHKIAVEKGEAFADFAESEYASGEFFDRYDPADFQPKTAKVQALFDASDIAVPTAEEWAQLKADVARDGIYNRYLQAVPPTGSISYINNSTSSIHPIASKIEIRKEGKIGRVYYPAPHMDNENLEYFKDAYEIGYEKIIDTYAEATKYVDQGLSLTLFFKDTVTTRDINKAQIYAWRKGVKTLYYIRLRQMALEGTEVEGCVSCML; encoded by the coding sequence CTGGATTACCACGCGCTCAACGCGCTGCTGAACTTGTACGACGCTGACGGCAACATCCAGTTCGACAAGGACCGCGAGGCCGCCAACCAGTTCTTCCTGCAGCACGTCAACCAGAACACCGTCTACTTCCACGACCTGGAAGAGAAGATGGATTACTTGATTGAGAACAAGTACTACGAGCCGGGCGTTATCGAGCAGTACGACTGGGACTTTGTGAAGTCCACGTTCAAGCGCGCCTACAGCTACAAGTTCCGCTTCAAGTCCTTCCTGGGCGCGTACAAGTACTACACGTCCTACACGCTGAAGACGTTCGACGGCCGCCGCTACCTCGAGCGTTTCGAGGACCGCGTCTCCATGACCGCACTCTTCCTCGCGAACGGTGACGAGGGGCTTGCTACCGCGCTTGTCGACGAAATTATGACCGGCCGCTTCCAACCCGCTACCCCGACGTTTTTGAACGCGGGCAAGGCGCAGCGCGGCGAGCTCGTGTCCTGCTTCCTGCTGCGTATCGAGGACAACATGGAGTCCATCGGCCGCGCCATCAACTCCTCGCTGCAGCTTTCCAAGCGCGGCGGCGGCGTGGCGCTGCTGCTGTCCAACATCCGCGAGTCTGGTGCTCCGATCAAGCACATTGAAAATCAATCGTCGGGAGTAATTCCGGTGATGAAGCTGCTGGAGGATTCCTTCTCCTACGCCAACCAGCTCGGCGCGCGCCAGGGTGCGGGTGCGGTGTACCTCAACGCGCACCACCCGGACATCATGCGCTTCCTGGACACGAAGCGCGAGAACGCGGACGAGAAGATCCGTATTAAGACCCTGTCGCTCGGTGTGGTGATCCCGGACATCACGTTCGAGCTGGCGAAGCGCAACGACGACATGTACCTGTTCTCCCCGTACGATGTCGAGCGCATCTACGGCGTGCCGTTCGCGGACATCTCGATCACCGAGAAGTACGACGAGATGGTGGAGGACCCGCGCATCCGCAAGACCAAGATCAAGGCGCGCCAGTTCTTCCAGACCATCGCGGAGATCCAGTTCGAGTCCGGCTACCCGTACATCATGTTCGAGGACACGGCGAACCGGGCGAACCCGGTGAAGACCGGCCGCATCAACATGTCCAACCTGTGCTCCGAGATCCTGCAGGTCAATTCGCCTTCCGTGCTGAACGACGATCTGAGCTACGCCGAGATCGGCCACGACATCTCCTGCAACCTCGGTTCCCTGAACATTGCCATGGCGATGGACTCTGATAACTTCTCCCGGACCGTCGAAACGGCGATCCGCGGCCTGACCGCGGTGGCGGACCGTACCTCCATTGATTCCGTGCCGTCCGTGCGCGAGGGCAACAACGCGTCGCACGCGATCGGCCTCGGCCAGATGAACCTCCACGGCTACCTGGGCCGCGAGCACATCGAGTACGGCTCCGAGGAGGGCCTGGACTTCACCAACGCCTACTTCGCGGCGGTGATGTACGAGTGCATCCGCGCGTCCCACAAGATCGCCGTGGAAAAGGGTGAGGCTTTCGCGGACTTCGCCGAGTCCGAGTACGCGTCCGGCGAGTTCTTCGACCGTTACGATCCGGCCGACTTCCAACCGAAGACCGCCAAGGTGCAGGCGCTTTTCGACGCTTCCGATATCGCCGTCCCGACCGCGGAGGAGTGGGCGCAGCTGAAGGCCGACGTGGCGCGCGACGGCATCTACAACCGCTACCTGCAGGCCGTCCCGCCGACCGGCTCCATCTCCTACATCAACAACTCCACCTCGTCGATCCACCCGATTGCCTCCAAGATCGAGATCCGCAAGGAAGGCAAGATCGGCCGCGTCTACTACCCGGCGCCGCACATGGACAACGAGAACCTGGAGTACTTCAAGGACGCGTACGAGATCGGCTACGAGAAGATCATCGACACCTACGCCGAGGCCACCAAGTACGTCGACCAAGGCTTGTCGCTGACGCTGTTCTTCAAGGACACGGTGACTACCCGCGACATCAACAAGGCCCAGATTTACGCCTGGCGCAAGGGCGTGAAGACGCTGTACTACATCCGCCTCCGCCAGATGGCGCTGGAGGGCACCGAGGTCGAGGGCTGCGTGTCCTGCATGCTCTAG
- the ykgO gene encoding type B 50S ribosomal protein L36 — MKVRKSLRSLKNKPGAQVVRRHGKVYVINKKDPRFKARQG; from the coding sequence ATGAAGGTCCGCAAGTCGCTTCGGTCGCTGAAGAACAAGCCGGGCGCTCAGGTTGTGCGCCGCCACGGCAAGGTGTACGTGATCAACAAGAAGGATCCGCGCTTCAAGGCCCGCCAGGGCTAG
- the nrdH gene encoding glutaredoxin-like protein NrdH — MSITVYTKPACQQCRATTRALDKAGLEYNLVDISLDDSARDYVMALGHLQAPVVEVDGEHWSGFRPDRIRGLAAA; from the coding sequence ATGTCCATCACCGTTTACACCAAGCCCGCTTGCCAGCAGTGCCGCGCGACCACCCGCGCCCTGGACAAGGCTGGCCTGGAGTACAACCTTGTAGACATTTCCCTGGACGACAGCGCTCGCGACTATGTCATGGCGCTCGGCCACCTGCAGGCGCCCGTGGTTGAGGTAGACGGCGAGCACTGGTCCGGCTTCCGCCCGGACCGTATCCGCGGCCTTGCTGCGGCGTAG